The window aaaatgcggaaggtaatgttttgatcgccgtgtatttatttatttatctatttatttatttgtatgcgtgttactcgcataacacaaaaagcattaaaccgaatcacatgaaatttggtgggatgattggttattatcccgggaccatttgattagattttgggatcgatcgggtcaaaggtcaaggttaaggtcatgaaaaggtcaaaatcttcttgaatcgcatgaaatttggtgggatgattggttattatccggggaccattgattagattttgggatcgatcgggtcaaaggtcagttcggtcaaggtcatgaaaaggtcaacatcttctttttaccatagtgcggtcaatttatatccaattggcatgcaactaatgccaaaatgttcataattcaatgcccaatcttgtgatatgcgaagatctgcgctctaccgagtgcctattCTAGTTATATTAATGCATTACTTCATTTCACGGAGCTCCTCCTTCGACTCGCTCTCATCCAGGGTCTCGTGTAGCGACACGGTTCCCATCCACGGGCCACGCGACTGTTTTTCAGCAACAGGATTGTCTCCCGAGGGAAACGTCTCTCCTCGAACACGAATCACTGATCCGACGGGAAGAGACGCCGACTTACTGGAATAAAAGGCCGATAAACCTTGTTTGAGTTGGACGTGAACTCGGTCTTAAGTCATCGTAATGAAAAGGCAGTGGGTGTCGTACGGCGTGAGATACAAACACAGATCATGAAGATGATGACTCAGACTGGATTATGACGACTAAGTCAACTTTGAGCGTATCCTGCTCTGTGATTTAATTTGTACACAGCCGGGTCACTTGAGTTTATGAAACTATAATTCAGATCACAGAAGAGCCGCAGGAACACGGCCAGCTCGAACAGGTTTGAGTTGTTTTCATGGTATGAGAGAAATGGAGTGGAAGTAATTTAATGTGAGATTAAAGTCAATTCATGGCTATGCATTCAAATGGTAATGACCGGTGCCCTATTTGAAAATGATGCAGGACAATACAATAGAGACCACATGATATTTATTGATAGTCACAGTTGAAACTGCCTGTAAGCTGTATACACTGTATAAAGATAAAAAAGAACAATAGATACAAAAGCCATTCATTGATTGTCACACTGAATCTTGAGAGAAACCATAATATAGCATACagtttataaatatacactaccgttcaaaagtttgtggtcatccagacaattttgtgtcttccatgaaaactcacttttatttatcaaatgaatttgaaaattgaatagaaaatatagtcaagacattgacaaggttagaaataatgattaatatttgaagtattaattttgttcttcaaacttcaagctcaaaggaaggccagttgtatagtttatatcaccagcataactgttttcagctgtgctagcataattgcacaagggttttctaatcagatattagtcttctaaggcgattagcaaacacaatgtaccattagaacactggagtgatagttgatggaaatgggcctctatacacctctggagatatttcattagaaaccagacgtttccacctagaatagtcatttaccacattaacaatgtattgtgggtatttatgatttatgttatctttattgaaaaaacagtgcttttctttgaaaaatatagacatttctaagtgacgccaaacttttgaacggtagtgtacatatatagagtatatacacacatatatacatacagtatacatattatatacatatatatatacacatacatatatatatatatatatatatacatatatatatatatgacatgggTTTTAGTGATACTGTTCTCGGCGTGTTTTGGATGTCATTCACTTCTGCTTTAATCAAACTATGTTCAGAAATCAGTAGAAAAACAATGCCTATTTGCATAAATAGCATAAATAGTGAcaaacaatttttttcttttcataatttacaaaaaaatacacatttataaagtCCACATGTATTTACATGAGCCTTAGTGGTGTGGTTTCAGTCAATATGGAGTATATAAACAATCAGGCAATACGTCTGGGATCATATCTGTATTAAATCAGCTGTTACTGCATTCGGACTCTAAATAAACAGGCGAGCCCTTCATCGTCGGGCACTTCCGTCTCACAGGGTTGTTGTTTTGAGGTAACGGCGGTCTCATGAAGGCAACTTTGGCAGATTTTGAGTTGATTATGAATATGAATAGACAGTTTCAGCATATGAAATCAACTGCAAGAATTTGGCCGCTCCAAAGAAATATGGGGCTAGATTTGGCAAAACTGGCTAAACgaaaaagaaaattacaaaaaaatatatatttacatcttaaccctcctgttaccttcacatttactaacatattttaccctcggggtcaatttgaccccagcaattaaaacctccagaaaattattagaattaatattgtttcccaagtttaagtgtgaggtactttatgtttgtttgttgactacctaaatagcgctttaaatatattaaaaagttgatacgtcttatatgtttgacacagtgaaaaacagcctggggtcaaattgaccccaaagaacaccgacgttaaacattgaatggggtcaaattgaccctaaaggtaacaggagggttaaacacgaaagacaagaggagagaagaagcgcTCTGTACTTTAAATATTACAAAAGACATCAGTGTTCAGTGGTGGTTACTTTGCGTATAGTTCAGCATTCAGAAACTTTgatatagatataaaaaaagaaaaagaaaaaaaaaaagagtaaaaagataAGTGCTAATTTTTCCATTGGTCTTTCCGGCCGGTTGTTTTCCTCGAGTGCTCGTCGGATCAAGTTCAGCTCAAGCGCTCGACAACGTGCCAGTGGAGCGCTCAGTCGGCTCCTACAGCTCGGTCCCCTCTCGGGGGTAGATCAGGCTGTTGACGCTGAAGCTGTTGTAGAAGTGGCCGTTGAACTGTCCGCTCTGCCCGCCGCCGAACGCGTTGTAGTACACTCCGCGGTTGAAATGCAAGCCCTCGCCGTGCTCCGGCGCCCCCGTGTCCTGCCCGCCGTGGTTGAGGTGGTACGGGCTCAGGGCCGTAATGTTCCTGTTCGACAGCTCGTTCACCAGACCCAGGGACCCCTGCCGGCCGGGGGCCCCCGAGCTGAGCGTCGACATGCTGCTGTAAAAGTTGTTAAAGCAAGGAGCGGCCGACGCCGGTCCGGGCGGCGAAGACGACGACGAGCTCTTGTGGCTCTCGTTCATCGCCTCCGTCTCCGGCGAGGGCGGCCCCAGGAGCTGAGGACTGTCTGAGGGCTTCAATGAGGACGCCGCAGGCGGCCGGCCGTCCTCGACCTTTGTGGCCCCCGCCTCCGCTCCCCCTGCGCCGCTCGGATCCGAACGCCTTTTCCGTTTTCTGCGGAAATTTCCGTTGTCAAACATCTTTTCACAATTCGGGTCCAACGTCCAGTAATTTCCTTTTCCTGTAATTGAGAAAAATGACATATTAGAACTTATATCTGGGTTTTTTATGGAAGTTGTGGGGCCAAATATGTCAAACTTATTATGTCTTAACTTTCCCATAAAGTTATGTCTCAACACAATGGGAAGACAATTTCAAATTGTATCATAACCAATATCATTAAGAAAAAGTCTTATTATTTATCTCCTCATATGTCTGGAGGCCTGTGTTGAGTATTTAAGGGAACAAtattaaataacacattttggGCTGTCTGTTATTCTAGAACAATTTAGGATTAAAAGCAACATTGCTGTCATGTTCGAGTACAATACATGCACCTGTATTTAGGAGTCAAGTCATATTTataggacttttttaaatatccgATCCGATTTAATTAAAGGCTGCCTTTAATTACTGTTATTATATTGTGCTGTTTAAAATGACTTGGTAATACATTTCTATGAATCTAAAAGAATTTATCTTTGAAATTTGCATTACTATATTTATTATAGCGGCTGCaatatttgacatattttaaataacttgttgcctttaaaataaattagaagATTCCAACACAGCATCAGTTAGTTTTGAGTATTGCCAAGCCTTCTTGGACCACACATACAACTCATTAAACTCCAAGTAAACTatgatgaatacatatatatttaatagacatatatacatatatattattattgttattattttgtcattttaacATTTTGCGATTTAAGGAATAAACTAAATGTTAATTACGCGAGGAGTTGTATTCGTATATATAATTCCCAACTGTCCTCAAACACAACATGTTGTTCAGAATAACATCGTCTCTGGTGCGTTCACGGTACCTGGATCGTCCTCGTCCCTCGGCACTTTCTTGAAGCAGTCGTTCAGAGACAGGTTGTGCCGGATCGAGTTCTGCCAGCCGGCTTTGCTCTTCTTATAAAACGGGAAGTTCTCGGCGACGTACTGGTAGATCTGACTCAGGGTCAGCTTCTTCTCGTGCGCGTTCTGGATGGCCATGGCGATGAGCGCAGAGTACGAGTACGGCGGCCGCACCAGCTTCAGCAGCTCCTCCTGGCTGGCGATGGACAGCCAGCCGAGGTCGGGCCCGCCGAAGCCAGGTGAGTTCGTCAGGAACTGCCGCTGCGAGCCGTAGGACGGCGGGATGAACGACGCCGGGTTGTTCCCGTGCAGGTAGGACGCGGAGGAGTTGACGCCCGGCCCGTTGATCCACAGGTACGGGTTTGGAGACGATGCGTAATCTCCGAGGCCGTAGCCGGCGGGTCTCTGTGCGCCCTGGAGGCTCTGCTGGTGGTACATGCTGCTGAAGTTGTCGCAGTAGACGGCGGCCATGTCGGCAGGGGCCTCCTGGGCGCCCTTGGGTGGGAGAGAGCCGACGGTCGGGGAGgtgtggtgctgctgctggtgatgGGACTGAGGGTCGATGGAGTTCATCACTCCCCGCGGGAACGAAAAAAGAATCCGGAAAGGAAATGCCGGAGCGGTTCAGGTGGCCTCTCCCGGTGCTGCGCGGGGCAGCAGCAACAAGtgtcagggaggatggaggagttcGGGGGAGTTTTAATAGTATAAACCCTTTGACAGCGGCCACATCCAGGCGCCAAATGAGTCCCAGCAGCCAATAGACACACGGGCTGATCAACAGGGGGCGTGGTCATGTTCTGCCTCTTTCAGCAGCCAGTGGGGTCAAACACCTCCTGGAGAGACACAACACACTCCTGTTGCTGGGTTCAGAGTCTCTGAGGGAACCGACAACACACCCGAGTCCCAACTGCAACTACTATTAAATACTACACTTTTCCTTGTTCCTCTGACACTGAAACTATAAATCTTCACtcgaaaatgaagaagaaagggggaaaaaagttttAGGCTGGTGGGATGTTCAGTCAAAAGTTTCCAAATATTGAAAAGCAGATTCATTTTGAGGTGTGTGATAATATTCAATCCTTATAATAGTAATTTTGTGTCAATAATGTAGATTTCAACGTTCACAGAAAATGCAAATTAGCTGCTTTGCTGTTCCATACTTCTTTTTTACAACTTGTGTTGAAGTATTTTCTTGAAACTAAAGCAGGAAGATAAGTATCTGAAATAATAACATAGCAAGGAAGTAGGTGCCactgtgtaaaaaaaattatggaTGACCCAATAACCCTGCTACCCAAATGTGTCCCATCCACATAATAATATAGCTGTTAAATTATCAAACACATCCTTCAATGAGTAgaaatatgtataaaaaataCTCTATATCAAAGAACGGAAACATCTCTtaagcactggcaaaagtggtgcaactatgtcagataaatggcctgactgtatttctttactctatagaaaatgatttctccctgctttatttatttatagttttgttcctatggtattgtttttgtttctttatttgcatatgtgtttatttttttgttttttacttctctttatacaaagaatctgaaattttttaatatgtgtatgtgagattctgaacactaatacaatataaataaaaataaataaaaaaaatctatctaTGAGCCTTAAAATTCCTACATTTCCATATGTGACATAATCCTCTTGGAAAACAGGTATTTTACTTTCTATTGTGATTGGTGCATATGTGTACATCAGCTTTACATTcacaggtgtgtaggtgtcagGGAAGGAACCGAGGGAACGCGTGCAGAGATAGGGTCGCTTCTCAGATTTTATGGAGAAGCTGCAAAAGCTGAGAAGAGTCTCAGGTGCAGGAAACAGAAACAGGTAACGCTGACAACGGGCGAGGACAGCGGGGCAGGTGAGGTCCAgaggggacaggtgtgtgtgtgtgggaggggatgtCAGGTGACCAGCGGGAGCGGGAGAGAGACGGTGGGCGTCTCGTGGACGGTTAGATGGCAGCAGGTCcagggagcgagaggagagtACGAGGCCTCGGGGAACCGAGGCCCGAGCCCAATCCCACACTCACCGGCTTGATGTCGCATCAAACACGGACTGgtatgggaaaaaaagaaaagaaagaaaggtaaacaaagaggatGACACAAGGGTTTTCAGCCTGGCATTTTTAATTCACACAGAAACATTGAAGATTAAAGAGATTAAAGATAGTCCTTGAAACACATAACAGAACAGGAATGCAAGCAGAGATTATAATACAGATTTATTCAGCAAACATTTCATTTGGTTATCGAAggcgtaaaaaataaataaaaaaagacaaaatacattatttgaCATGCACCTCTCATCACGTTCAAACCAGCGAGTAAAATGTGTAAACACAATTGTACAGAACATTTTAGgacgttgtcatggtaacatgAATTATATTATTACCGTTTCCAGCCTCTTAAGCCTCTCACCCTCAGCCATCTAACAGGTGACGTCAGATGAGGCCCTCAGGGTTCAGGGCTGGAGGCCCCTCAGGGGGGACACCGGGCCACACCACCAACCATCGAGTTCTCACGGCAGTATTTACAAATGTAAATGAAAGTTCAATTATGAGGCACTGAACCAACAATAACTGACACATCCTACTGGACCATGAAACTCAATTAACGTACATGAATGCATGATTCAACATATTTGAGGCTGCAACATGACGGCTGATTGACATGAAGGCAGATACGGAAACCTGGAGAGAAAAAGACATTTCAAAGCATTGCTGGAAATTAAAGTTCAATAGAACTGAAGACTTAACCGTTCAGCAACTCAATTTCTTAGATAATCTCACTTATCTTAATAAGGAGacaaattgatttttttgtgtggatgttatctttttaatttgttttaattattatacaacatcataaagtcagagtattgagaaaaagaaaaaagaaagaaagaaataaaaataaataaagaaaaatgcatgtgtacatgtgtgcatgtgtgtgcgtgagctttaaaaaaaatatatttaattattttatttatttaaagaaacaaaatacattgatgatGGCAGATGTGAACGTATGCATGCAcatggaattgaattggtttccaggcaagggaaaaaaagaaaaaaatgaaatgaagatgaattaactaatcaataagaggagtgatgtcatgtTTATAACAAATGTGACAAATTGAAGTTTTGATGTCAAATGTTCTGTTAGTGTAAGTGAAGGAACCGTAACGGTTCGCGGTTGCGTTGCTTAATCTTTGACACATGCCACCTGGCAGGACCGGCCAGGTGGCATTCGGACGGGGACGACACGGCAGGAACCACAGCTGGGGTCCAGCAGGCGCTGGACGGGCCCCGTCGAAGGACAGCTGTGGCAGATGGGGCGTCTCGGTCTCGAGGAATGTGGGGGTGGAGGATGTAGCGCCTCTGGTACCATGACAATCGGCCAGAGACTCGTGTGCATCGGTCCTAACAACTGGCGGGCCCGCTACAcccaacacatacacacctggTGATGCCGGTACACCGAGCCCACCGGCCCGTGTGTTTGAAGAGTGGCTCGGAGAACACGGGACGAAGCTCTCGGTTTCAGTGTGATCGTCACAGCTCATGCTGGAAATGGGTTTGGTTCTCTTCTGGGTGAAGTTTGCATGTTGTTGTCCCTGTGTCGGCGGTAGGTGCTCTCCTGGTTCCGGTCCAAAGACACGCAGCTTAGGTTAACTGATGACTCTAAATGGCCCGAAGCTGTGAAGGTCCTGACCAAGGTAAGCGGTTAAAGATGATGGGCGGTGGAACATATTTACCTGAAAACCCCCAAATGCGGCATGGGACCCAACAGACACCGTGTGGACATCGTGTCACGGAGGGCTTTGGAAAAAAGATGCAAACAGACGCCTCCGAGAGAAAACTCTGTGTACAAAGAGTGAgcgaagttacatgttttaatATTGAAAATGATCAAAAGGTCATATTGTTACATGTCCTGAGGCtagaaataacaaaataattggTTTCTTTGAAGAGTTTAGAAGTTGTTGCTCATTAAGGTGTCTGGAAATAAATCATACATTTGCTTTTTATCTTCTCATCAAggcatttttttcttgtttgaAGGATCCGCTTCCCAAAAAGTGGGTttattaatacaatatattagagattttattttgttagcAGAACAATCAATTGAAATACTAGTAAAAGTGCATTTTACATCTGATAATGAGTGCATCGGCAatgttctctgtgtgttgttacccAATAAGATAAATATAGAGTCCTTGATATTAAAATATTTCACCTGCATTGACACCAGATACATTTCAGTTTCCATTTGAAATAAGTTGAGGGACGCTGGGTAAACTATGGAAACAGTAATTTGTTCATATTAACTCAAGCTCCACTTCTCATGGTCTTCATCGGTGGAGGGGGTTTACCCACTTGTCATGGGGAAATAATAATTACCCATGGTTACCTATTATTATCAAGACATTACATGTAAGTGATGCACAAATAACAGGACAGAATGTCTTCAGGAACCACATCTGCTggatgaaggaaagaagggagtGAAGTCTGCCATCATGGTTCCACTGGAAGGACTTCGCCTCTTCATCGGCACTTTTGTTTCCTCTTAATTAacttgtggatatatatatatatatatatatatatatatatatatatatatctaagatTATTCAACACCGTCTGAAAGTTTCGTACTCTTGTATTTTGTTATTACAACTTTATAGCTCCATGATTACGGCGATTAAAACCcacgactgtgtgtgtctgacggCCGCTCCATTCCAtcaaatggaaataaaacacttttacgtttctttgaaaaaaatgtgGTATGTTTGGAAAAAGTTAGATTTTTAGAGTTTCAAATGAAGTTATGTCAAACTAAATATTGTTTAGCACAGTATTAGTTGGAGGTAGTTCAAAAGGGTGCGAGGGGTTCAAAGTGACAACAAAATTTACCAAGTATAAAAGGAAAAAAGATCCCAGTTGAGACACGGAAACGCAACATAAAGAAAGTCTCTGAATCACCTGCATCACCTGGTTACCTGTTGATCCACTGGcctaataaataatacatgtttttatttatttatatacactataCCGTTCAACAGTTTGACAATTTCGGGGTTTCCATGAAaactgacatttttattcatcaaatgaattgcaaaataaatagaaaatatggtcacggttagaaataatgattttaattatatatacattttgtttttcaaatttcTATCTTAAAGGAAGGACAGTTTTATAGCttttctcaccagcataactgttttcagctgtgctaacataatgtcacacgggttttctaaccctccattagtctt of the Pseudoliparis swirei isolate HS2019 ecotype Mariana Trench chromosome 11, NWPU_hadal_v1, whole genome shotgun sequence genome contains:
- the foxi2 gene encoding forkhead box protein I2 encodes the protein MNSIDPQSHHQQQHHTSPTVGSLPPKGAQEAPADMAAVYCDNFSSMYHQQSLQGAQRPAGYGLGDYASSPNPYLWINGPGVNSSASYLHGNNPASFIPPSYGSQRQFLTNSPGFGGPDLGWLSIASQEELLKLVRPPYSYSALIAMAIQNAHEKKLTLSQIYQYVAENFPFYKKSKAGWQNSIRHNLSLNDCFKKVPRDEDDPGKGNYWTLDPNCEKMFDNGNFRRKRKRRSDPSGAGGAEAGATKVEDGRPPAASSLKPSDSPQLLGPPSPETEAMNESHKSSSSSSPPGPASAAPCFNNFYSSMSTLSSGAPGRQGSLGLVNELSNRNITALSPYHLNHGGQDTGAPEHGEGLHFNRGVYYNAFGGGQSGQFNGHFYNSFSVNSLIYPREGTEL